A genomic segment from Cutaneotrichosporon cavernicola HIS019 DNA, chromosome: 7b encodes:
- a CDS encoding uncharacterized protein (Basic region leucine zipper): protein MSATTPNAASSSKRPASASAHTPAAKRARSMPDDDHEEDEELNEVDPSEQNISEEEVAKKARREARTIRNRESAQRSRNQRKAHLAWLETRVVELEAENRALRTGSAPSSPSKTRESSPAHSVLSLASDLGIPSEIVTAGCGVSLATVLPPPADALTDMKPNMEALAPATPTPAPPQDLMQSPMAMAPSNPAELYAQNEHLRWRVNMLENIVRQAANIFSSCPTGNANPASFLPALILPQPQSHPGMEATLSPPLYPSEPHQVASPLHLQSQLDAPHPNHNQAVASGDAGHSGGDRVCCLFTEAQHGPAAGEGLFDNQLGLAGHPAAAVGRGAGDRGAGSASGLDLGLPTSSLFDGNNVVSAQVGGTAQGAWFEITEAAAFDDSEMRGLDDLLAELEAKQPEQAGANATSVLTESAPGVNEWAWATKAVVDLQ from the exons aTGTCGGCTACCACCCCCAACGCCGCGTCATCGTCTAAGCGGCCAGCGTCTGCGTCGGCACATACTCCGGCCGCCAAGCGTGCACGTTCAATGCCCGACGATGACCacgaggaagacgaagaGCTCAACGAGGTTGACCCCTCTGAGCAGAACATTTCCGAGGAAGAGGTAGCAAAGAAGGCGCGCCGCGAGGCCAGG ACCATCAGGAATCGCGAGTCGGCTCAGCGCAGCCGCAATCAGCGCAAGGCACACCTTGCGTGGCTCGAGACCCGTgtggtcgagcttgaggctGAGAACCGCGCCCTCCGCACCGGCAGCGCACCTTCCAGCCCCAGCAAGACGCGCGAGTCGTCGCCTGCCCACAGCGTCCTATCGCTCGCCAGCGACCTCGGTATTCCCTCCGAGATTGTCACTGCTGGCTGCGGCGTCTCGCTTGCCACCGTCCTCCCCCCACCTGCCGACGCCCTCACGGACATGAAGCCGAACATGGAGGCCCTCGCCCCCgccacccccacccccgcACCTCCCCAGGACCTCATGCAGTCGCCCATGGCCATGGCGCCCAGCAACCCAGCCGAGCTCTACGCCCAAAACGAGCATCTCCGCTGGCGCGTCAACATGCTCGAGAACATTGTCCGCCAGGCGGCCAACATCTTCTCGTCGTGCCCCACTGGCAACGCCAACCCAGCGTCGTTCCTTCCCGCGTTAATCCTCCCTCAGCCCCAGTCCCACCCCGGCATGGAGGCAACGCTCTCGCCGCCTCTCTACCCCTCAGAGCCTCACCAGGTCGCATCACCCCTTCACCTCCAGTcccagctcgacgctccccaccccaaccACAACCAGGCAGTTGCTTCTGGCGACGCCGGCCA cAGCGGTGGCGATCGTGTCTGCTGTCTCTTCACAGAGGCGCAGCACGGCCCTGCAGCGGGCGAGGGACTCTTTGACAATCAGCTTGGACTCGCCGGCCACCCAGCGGCGGCTGTCGGTCGTGGCGCGGGTGATCGTGGAGCTGGCTCGGCTTCGGGGCtggacctcggcctccccACCTCGTCACTCTTCGACGGCAACAACGTCGTCTCGGCTCAAGTTGGCGGCACGGCGCAGGGCGCATGGTTCGAGATCACTGAGGCGGCTGCATTCGACGACTCGGAAATGAGGGgtctcgacgacctcctcgccgagctcgaggccaagcagcCCGAGCAGGccggcgccaacgccaccTCGGTTCTCACCGAGTCGGCTCCGGGTGTCAACgagtgggcgtgggcgacCAAGGCGGTGGTCGACCTCCAGTGA
- the NCL1 gene encoding uncharacterized protein (Belongs to the class I-like SAM-binding methyltransferase superfamily. RsmB NOP family), translating into MGKHGKRGGGRGRGGRRGGPATRGRPNGTGDWKTTDVADLKNASFEEYYKTQGIVPEAEWDQFLTALKTELPTTFRVTGSRAHADTINNLIKDVYVPTMHEVELDGVTYDAPKPIVWYPEELAWEIAAPKRVVRKNEAFKKFQKFLVGETDVGNLSRQEAVSMIPPLLMDVEPHHCCLDMCAAPGSKTAQIIEALNPYHTESTGLLIANDADYKRTHMLVHQTARMPSKGLLVTNCDASMFPNISLANNETLKFDRILADVPCSGDGTMRKNMEIWKKWLPSDGNSLHIVQLRILHRAMNMLKPGGRLVYSTCSFNPSENEAVVAAALNAHPGEFSIVDVSDKLPGLKRRPGITSWKVGTNGPDGTVYHESYEAYKVARDETPNEEEKGKKKELASTLWAPDNATELGLERSLRLLPHDQNTGGFFVCVLEKAAAPVAPSVPKVDIDALPEMGDVEATDEKGSVSLKRALSPSAESAEGTEPQAKKARAPGQAPKKKERPDLAFREDPFSFVDPAHDEVAIIVDWFGLNNEFPRNNLLVRNADGSPHRTIYIASDLVKAIVENNDYTRLRMISAGIKAFIRQDSQARMDIPCKWRVSGDGIDEVLQYVPDDRVVQATVAELYTFLENMYPPIDTFTPPFKTHLEAAQLGNMLVRFAAGEDATSGGKLALPLDMPVWKARQSMSLLIDKREKSVLSNRVFGRDICNPVPFIKGSNVSTEASSTVASGTATPATENEEAAVNAPALESKLKHEITGAEEIKE; encoded by the exons ATGGGCAAGCACGGGAAACGCggaggcggaagaggaaggggg ggacggcgcggcggacCAGCTACGCGTGGTCGTCCGAACGGCACTGGCGACTGGAAGACGACGGACGTTGCCGACCTCAAGAACGCCTCTTTCGAGGAGTACTACAAGACGCAGGGGATTGtgcccgaggccgagtgggACCAGTTCCTCACCGCGCTCAAGACGGAGCTCCCCACGACGTTCCGCGTGACTGGTAGCCGCGC CCACGCCGACACGATCAACAACCTCATCAAGGACGTCTACGTCCCGACCAtgcacgaggtcgagctggacggTGTCACGTACGATGCTCCCAAGCCAATTGTGTGGTACCCCGAGGAGCTGGCATGGGAGATTGCCGCGCCGAAGCGCGTCGTGCGCAAGAACGAGGCCTTCAAGAAATTCCAAAAGTTCCTGGTCGGAGAGACGGACGTG ggAAATCTCAGTCGTCAGGAGGCAGTGAGCATGATTCCGCCCCTGCTTATGGATGTTGAGCCGCACCACTGC TGTCTTGACATGTGTGCCGCGCCGGGCTCCAAGACGGCGCAGATTATCGAGGCACTCAACCCGTATCACACCGAGTCCACCGGTCTGCTTATCGCCAACGACGCCGACTACAAGCGCACCCACATGCTCGTCCACCAGACTGCCCGCATGCCGTCGAAAGGCCTGCTCGTCACCAACTGCGACGCCAGCATGTTCCCTAACATCTCGCTTGCCAACAACGAGACGCTCAAGTTTGACCGTATCCTCGCCGATGTGCCCTGCAGCGGTGACGGTACGATGCGCAAGAACATGGAGATCTGGAAAAAGTGGCTGCCCAGCGACGGCAACAGCCTGCACATTGTTCAGCTACGCATCCTGCACCGTGCGATGAACATGCTCAAGCCTggcggccgcctcgtctACTCGACGTGCTCGTTCAACCCTTCCGAGAACGAGGCTGtcgtggcggcggcgctcaacGCCCACCCGGGCGAGTTCTCCATCGTTGATGTCTCGGACAAGCTGCCTGGCCTCAAGCGCCGGCCCGGGATCACGTCCTGGAAGGTCGGCACCAACGGGCCGGACGGAACCGTCTACCACGAGTCGTACGAGGCGTACAAGGTGGCCCGGGATGAGACGCCtaacgaggaggagaagggaaagaagaaggagctgGCGTCAACACTTTGGGCGCCAGACAATGCCACCGAGCTCGGTCTCGAGCgctccctccgcctccttccccacGACCAGAACACGGGCGGCTTCTTTGTGTGTGTTCTCGAGAAGGCTGCGGCGCCAGTCGCACCGTCTGTGCCCAAGGTCGATATTGACGCGTTGCCAGAGATGggtgacgtcgaggcgACCGACGAGAAGGGGTCGGTGAGCCTCAAGCGTGCGCTCAGCCCCTCGGCCGAGAGTGCCGAGGGTACCGAGCCtcaggccaagaaggcccGGGCTCCCGGCCAGGCGCCtaagaagaaggagcgtCCCGACCTGGCTTTCCGTGAGGACCCATTCTCATTTGTTGACCCGGcgcacgacgaggtcgctATCATTGTCGACTGGTTCGGCCTCAACAACGAGTTCCCGCGTAACAACCTTCTGGTGCGCAACGCCGACGGCTCACCGCACCGCACCATCTACATTGCCTCGGACCTTGTCAAGGCCATTGTGGAGAACAACGACTACACGCGCCTTCGGATGATCTCGGCCGGCATCAAGGCGTTCATCCGCCAGGACTCGCAGGCCCGCATGGACATCCCCTGCAAGTGGCGGGTCAGCGGTGATGGtatcgacgaggtgctccAGTATGTTCCCGACGACCGTGTCGTGCAGGCCACTGTGGCCGAGTTGTACACGTTCCTTGAGAACATGTACCCTCCCATCGACACGTTTACGCCGCCGTTCAAGACGCACCTTGAGGCCGCGCAGCTGGGCAACATGCTTGTGCGCTTCGCAGcaggcgaggacgcgaccAGCGGGGGCAAGCTTGCACTGCCTCTCGATATGCCTGTATGGAAGGCCAGGCAGAGCATGTCGCTGCTCATCGACAAGCGCGAGAAGAGCGTGCTCTCCAACCGCGTGTTCGGTCGCGACATCTGCAACCCCGTGCCGTTCATCAAGGGCTCGAACGTCAGTACCGAGGCTAGCTCGACCGTCGCTAGCGGGACGGCTACGCCCGCGACCGAGAACGAGGAAGCGGCAGTTAACGCACCGGCGCTTGAGTCCAAGCTCAAGCATGAGATCacgggcgccgaggagatcaaggagtAG
- a CDS encoding uncharacterized protein (Rab subfamily of small GTPases): protein MDDMSWDYILKFVIVGDAAVGKSCLLIRLTDDRFAASEPTLGVEFGSRLVSTTVGGQAKRVKVQCWDTAGTESFRSITRSYFRGAAGALLVYDVTRRETFEHATSWLDDLRTHADDNVSVILVANKTDLCATEPTVVPQIQFGEAVYVMPEGAPKQAEGAPKQSEGAPKQSETDAQAESVATPPPAVTAAPERILLPRAISTLEGALFAKQHNLLYVETSAKEGWGVVDAFEQTARQILERVERGEFERRKPAGVNLADSKTKGGCC, encoded by the exons ATGGATGACATGTCATG ggaCTA CATCCTGAAATTCGTTATTGTCGGCGACGCTGCCGTCGGCAAGTCGTGCTTGCTGATCCGGCTCACGGACGACCGGTTCGCTGCCAGCGAGCCGacgctcggcgtcgagtttGGGTCACGGTTGGTCTCGACGACAGTCGGCGGCCAGGCCAAGAGGGTCAAGGTGCAGT gctGGGACACGGCGGGCACAGAATCCTTCCGCAGCATAACGAGGAGTTACTTCCGCGGGGCAGCAGGTGCGCTGTTGGTGTACGACGTGACCCGGCGAGAGA CATTCGAGCACGCGACGTCGTGGCTGGACGACTTGCGCACGCACGCCGACGATAACGTGTCCGTCATCC TCGTCGCGAACAAGACTGACCTGTGTGCGACAGAACCGACTGTCGTGCCACAAATACAGttcggcgaggcggtgtACGTGATGCCCGAGGGAGCACCGAAGCAGGCAGAGGGAGCACCGAAGCAGTCAGAGGGAGCACCGAAGCAGTCAGAGACAGATGCTCAAGCCGAGTCTGTGG CCACACCACCGCCTGccgtcaccgccgcccCAGAACGCATACTCCTCCCCCGCGCCATCTCGACGCTCGAGGGTGCGCTCTTCGCTAAGCAGCACAACTTACTGTACGTCGAGACGTCAGCGAAGGAGGGGTGGGGCGTTGTCGATGCGTTTGAGCAAACGGCACGGCAgatcctcgagcgcgtcgagcgcggtgAGTTTGAGCGTCGCAAGCCAGCAGGTGTGAACCTCGCGGATTCCAAGACCAAGGGCGGGTGCTGCTAG
- a CDS encoding uncharacterized protein (DUF1275 domain protein) translates to MNMLYGSTSQHQPLVHTTPPSTPGTPPDVREIAPLLPRPLADKEPEWVRHRLGERHMVLSNLVLTLATSMLDVVCYAKYNTFSSNQTGNTVMLATASLHLRTSPRKCILATTSLVSWLTGAFLFGQVRKNRRNSRGWLFVTSSVQMAVLGLYVWLISPAAPTSFDLDGRYEWVSMATCAFQSGIQFVMATGVGVREINAATVTASYASLVADPLLFSATSQQGRDRRIVYLVTFWVGCILGLFIEQHLGAWIAALIVAGVKLLSFIIIYRADEAE, encoded by the exons ATGAACATGCTGTACGGCTCCACCAGCCAACACCAACCGCTAGTCCACACTACCCcaccctcgacgccggGAACGCCTCCCGATGTCCGGGAGATCGCTCCGCTCCTCCCCCGGCCACTGGCCGATAAGGAGCCGGAATGGGTCCGgcaccgcctcggcgagcggcaCATGGTCCTGAGCAACCTCGTGTTAACACTTGCTACCAG catgctcgacgtcgtgtGCTATGCAAAGTACAACACGTTCAGCTCAAACCAGACGGGTAACACGGTCATGCTCGCAACGGCCAGTCTGCACCTCCGTACCAGTCCGCGCAAATGTATCCTCGCAACGACCAGTCTTGTTTCGTGGTTGACCGGCGCCTTCCTGTTTGGACAGGTACGCAAGAACC GCCGCAACTCGCGCGGGTGGCTGTTCGTCACGTCGTCTGTGCAAAtggccgtcctcggcctctaCGTATGGCTCATCTCGCCCGCAGCACCAACAAGTTTCGACCTCGACGGACGGTACGAGTGGGTGTCCATGGCAACGTGCGCGTTCCAGTCCGGCATCCAGTTCGTCATGGCCACCGGAGTCGGCGTACGGGAAATCAACGCCGCTACCGTCACCGCATCATATGCGTCACTGGTCGCCGACCCACTCCTCTTCTCAGCCACGTCACAACAGGGCCGCGACAGGCGCATCGTCTACCTCGTGACATTCTGGGTTGGGTGTATACTCGGCTTGTTCATCGAGCAGCACCTCGGCGCGTGGATCGCCGCACTCATCGTCGCTGGCGTAAAGCTGCTCAGTTTCATCATCATCtaccgcgccgacgaggcagaGTAA
- a CDS encoding uncharacterized protein (Mannosyltransferase putative), with translation MTRRVGRPMLFVALGLACILYLWKTEHFTFTATRTIVSGDDYSPPDYSSPNYSSPNYSPFYGGGSTRPIDISSDPLPNATLSERLDAWERAPAPASAEYARWNAEQCDTNIHNQQNWYLLNTYGGEWATHDMSTVIRIRTELINYMRTVDGGYEMNSATNLHGHGIVMLAGDGASLMRVYWSVSMIRSYRCNLPIYVYHFEDEKPALDNPLRLKLEALNVILVTVEGSQKAKTGKNYHLKAHAIIRAPFQHVLYLDSDSIPVRDPKYMFTAPNYLRLGVYFTPDYFKTSATNPLWAVAGIKCRNEWEVESGQFFIDKARHMDVLLLSRYMLSRHEQYFKYSDGDKDIFRWALLMLHRRGLGDIDCDMLADADEAGHARAPAKEMIMRRAVREQGVNSFWHGGNGSPFCLGLDYSDIRPQSRKAQDAADRRAGDTVGSETKGVWPDWSNPFEIVSWADDPHLNNFENTLYTRFQFDVRYEP, from the exons ATgacgcgccgcgtcggTCGGCCTATGCTATTCGTCGCACTTGGCCTCGCGTGTATCCTGTACCTCTGGAAGACTGAGCAC TTTACGTTTACGGCAACTCGCACGATCGTATCCGGAGACGACTACTCGCCGCCAGACTACTCGTCGCCAAACTACTCGTCGCCAAACTACTCGCCGTTCtacggaggaggaagcaCCAGGCCGATCGACATCTCATCCGATCCACTGCCGAATGCCACCCTCAGTGAACGGCTCGACGCATGGGAACGTGCTCCAGCCCCAGCGTCTGCCGAGTACGCGCGTTGGAACGCAGAGCAGTGCGACACCAACATCCACAACCAACAGAACTGGTATTTGCTGAACACGTATGGCGGCGAGTGGGCAACACACGACATGTCGACCGTTATTCGAATCCGCACCGAGTTGATCAACTACATGCGTACCGTTGATGGGGGATACGAGATGAACTCTGCCACAAACCTCCACGGTCACGGTATCGTCATGCtcgccggcgacggcgccagCCTCATGAGAGTGTATTGGAGCGTCAGCATGATCCGGTCGTACCGCTGCAACCTCCCAATCTACGT GTATCATTTTGAGGATGAGAAGCCGGCGCTCGACAACCCACTAcgcctcaagctcgaggcgctcaacgtcatcctcgtcactgTCGAGGGTTCCCAAAAGGCTAAGACTGGGAAAAATTACCACCTCAAAGCACATGCCATCATCCGCGCTCCCTTCCAACACGTCTTGTACCTTGACTCTGACTCCATTCCCGTCCGTGACCCAAAGTACATGTTTACTGCGCCGAATTatctccgcctcggcgtaTACTTTACGCCCGATTACTTCAAGACGTCTGCGACAAACCCACTATGGGCCGTGGCAGGCATCAAATGCCGCAACGAGTGGGAAGTTGAGAGTGGACAATTCTTCATCGACAAGGCACGACACATGgatgtcctcctcctctcgcgATACATGCTTTCCCGACACGAACAGTATTTCAAGTACTCTGATGGCGACAAGGATATTTTCCGCTGGGCGCTCCTTATGCTTC ACCGCAGAGGGTTGGGTGATATCGACTGTGAcatgctcgccgacgctgaTGAGGCGGGACATGCACGCGCCCCAGCAAAAGAAATGATcatgcgccgcgccgtccgCGAGCAGGGCGTCAATTC GTTCTGGCACGGCGGCAATGGCTCGCCCTTCTGCCTTGGGCTCGACTACTCCGACATCCGACCGCAGTCGCGCAAGGCCCAGGATGCAGCCGACCGCCGTGCTGGAGATACAGTTGGCTCAGAAACCAAGGGCGTGTGGCCCGACTGGTCGAATCCGTTCGAGATTGTCAGCTGGGCTGACGACCCACACCTGAACAACTTTGAGAACACGCTGTACACGCGCTTCCAGTTTGATGTGCGCTACGAGCCGTAG
- the SAH1 gene encoding uncharacterized protein (S-adenosyl-L-homocysteine hydrolase): protein MAQQKFKVADISLAAFGKKEVELAEREMPGLMALREKHGESKPLTGARIAGCLHMTIQTAVLIETLVVLGAEVTWSSCNIFSTQDHAAAYIASIGVPVFAWKGETEEEYVWCIRQTIEGFAGGKGLNMILDDGGDLTKLVHDEFPQLLKDVKGVSEETTTGVHHLYKMHAEGKLKIPAINVNDSVTKSKFDNYYGCRESLVDGIKRATDVMLAGKTAVVAGFGDVGKGCAESLRSYGCRVLVTEIDPINALQASMSGYEVTTMEDAAPRSNIFVTTTGNRDIITGVHFSNMPEDAIVCNIGHFDIEIDVAWLKANAKEHVNIKPQVDRYTMANGRHVLLLAEGRLVNLGCATGHPSFVMSCSFANQVLAQIALWTDNASYPLGVHMLPKHLDEEVARAHLGQLGVKLTTLSTVQSDYLGIPVAGPYKPNHYRY from the exons ATGGCCCAGCAGAAGTTCAAGG TTGCCGACAtctccctcgccgccttcggcaagaaggaggtcgagctcgctgaGCGCGAGATGCCCGGTCTCATGGCCCTCCGTGAGAAGCACGGCGAGTCCAAGCCCCTCACCGGTGCTCG CATCGCTGGCTGCCTCCACATGACCATCCAGAccgccgtcctcatcgagACTCTTGTTGTCCTCGGTGCCGAGGTCACCTGGTCGTCGTGCAACATCTTCTCGACCCAGGaccacgccgccgcttACATTGCCTCGATCGGCGTTCCCGTCTTTGCCTGGAAGGGCGAGACTGAGGAGGAGTACGTTTGGTGCATCCGCCAGACCATTGAGGGCTTTGCCGGTGGCAAGGGCCTCAACATGATCCTTGACGACGGTGGTGACCtcaccaagctcgtccACGACGAGTTCCcccagctcctcaaggacgtcaagGGTGTCTCGGAGGAGACCACCACCGGTGTCCACCACCTTTACAAGATGCacgccgagggcaagctcAAGATCCCCGCCATCAACGTCAACGACTCGGTCACCAAGTCCAAGTTTGACAACTACTACGGCTGCCGCGAgtcgctcgtcgacggcatcAAGCGTGCCACCGACGTCATGCTTGCCGGCAAGACTGCCGTTGTCGCTGGCTTTGGCGACGTTGGCAAGGGCTGCGCCGAGTCGCTCCGCTCGTACGGCTGCCgtgtcctcgtcaccgaGATTGACCCCATCAACGCCCTCCAGGCGTCGATGAGCGGCTACGAGGTCACCACCATGGAGGACGCCGCTCCCCGCTCTAACATCTTTGTCACCACCACCGGCAACCGTGACATTATCACTGGTGTCCACTTCTCCAACATGCCCGAGGACGCCATTGTCTGCAACATTGGCCACTTTGACATTGAGATTGACGTTGCTTGGCTCAAGgccaacgccaaggagCACGTCAACATCAAGCCCCAGGTTGACCGCTACACCATGGCCAACGGCCgccacgtcctcctcctcgccgagggccgTCTTGTCAACCTCGGCTGCGCCACTGGCCACCCCTCGTTTGTCATGTCGTGCTCGTTCGCCAACCAGGTCCTCGCCCAGATCGCCCTCTGGACCGACAACGCCTCGTACCCCCTCGGCGTCCACATGCTCCCCAagcacctcgacgaggaggttgccCGTGCCCACCttggccagctcggcgtcaagcTCACCACCCTCTCGACTGTCCAGTCCGACTACCTCGGCATCCCCGTTGCTGGCCCCTACAAGCCCAACCACTA CCGCTACTAA
- a CDS encoding uncharacterized protein (L-arabinitol 4-dehydrogenase) — translation MTLSNGNGHSNENVDPALLRRPNIALWVTKDHKIYQKQEAFPDCPPDSCVIHVKATGICGSEIHFWKHGRIGDCCVTHDIILGHESAGQVVAVGANVRNLSIGDRVSIEPGVACWECDMCIRGRYNLCPNVVFSGTPPSDGTMRRFVAHPARFLHRIPDEMSYALGALVEPLSVGYNAVLRAKIYLGMPVVIAGAGPIGLAAALSARAAGASPILITDLEESKLAQAAVFGFAGLAVSTEWDRKDTAARIRQAMGCAPQLVLECTGSPASINSACYALEDGGTLLQVGCGKPDVELPLMSMGFREINVITSFRYQQSWPVVIRLIQAGVFGDVGAMITHTLPLERAIDAFETCVDRSARAIKVQIVDE, via the exons ATGACTCTCTCTAACGGTAACGGCCACAGCAACGAGAACGTCGATCCCGCCCTCCTCAGGCGGCCCAACATCGCGCTCTGGGTTACCAAGGACCACAAGATCTACCAGAAGCAGGAAGCGTTTCCCGACTGCCCGCCGGACAGTTGTGTCATCCATGTCAAGGCGACGGGTATCTGCGGATC GGAGATCCACTTCTGGAAGCATGGCCGCATCGGCGACTGCTGTGTCACGCACGACATTATCCTGGGCCACGAGAGCGCCGGGCAAGTCGTTGCCGTGGGTGCCAACGTGCGCAACTTGTCGATCGGTGACCGTGTGAGCATCGAACCCGGAGTTGCATGCTGGGAGTGCGACATGTGTATCCGTGGGCGATACAACCTCTGTCCCAATGTTGTGTTCAGTGGCACGCCACCCAGCGACGGCACGATGCGGCGCTTCGTTGCTCACCCTGCCCGCTTCCTGCATCGTATCCCTGACGAGATGAGCtacgcgctcggcgcgctcgttgAACCGCTTAGCGTGGGGTACAACGCCGTGCTGCGGGCCAAAATCTACCTGGGCATGCCCGTGGTGATTGCCGGCGCTGGGCCCATCGGTCTTGCTGCTGCGTTGAGCGCTCGTGCAGCCGGCGCATCACCTATTTTGATCACCGACTTGGAGGAGAGCAAGCTCGCACAGGCGGCCGTATTCGGATTCGCTGGGTTGGCTGTGTCCACTGAATGGGACAGGAAGgacacggcggcgcgtaTCCGCCAGGCGATGGGGTGCGCGCCCCAGCTCGTGCTCGAATGCACTGGCTCTCCCGCGTCGATCAACTCGGCGTGTtacgcgctcgaggacggtgGGACGCTGCTACAGGTCGGGTGCGGCAAgcccgacgtcgagctcccCCTCATGAGCATGGGCTTCCGCGAGATCAACGTCATCACCTCGTTTAGGTACCAGCAAAGTTGGCCTGTGGTGATCAGGTTGATCCAGGCTGGCGTGTTTGGCGACGTTGGGGCAATGATCACTCACACGTTGCCGCTGGAGCGGGCCATTGACGCTTTCGAGACGTGTGTTGACAGGAGCGCACGTGCCATCAAGGTCCAGATTGTAGACGAGTAG